A window of Candidatus Poribacteria bacterium contains these coding sequences:
- a CDS encoding SMP-30/gluconolactonase/LRE family protein yields MNEELFVSREFTPVDGFTSGIEGPACDAAGNLYAVNYERQHTIGKVTPDGTASVFIELPTGSIGNGIRFDSEGFMYIADYTNHNVLKVDMDTRNISVHAHEPTMNQPNDIAIGANDILYASDPNWAESTGQIWRVDTDGKVTLLEADMGTTNGIEVSPDEKVLYVNESAQRNVWAYDLSAGGEISNKRLLIQFPDFNMDGMRCDIEGNLYIARHGKGTVAKLSPAGEVLLEVQLTGKLCSNIAFGGPDGCTCYVTMADRGNVEVFRADLPGRSWQLFQ; encoded by the coding sequence ATGAATGAAGAACTTTTTGTGAGTCGAGAATTTACACCCGTCGACGGGTTTACGTCCGGAATTGAGGGACCCGCCTGTGACGCAGCGGGCAATCTATACGCTGTGAACTACGAGAGACAGCACACGATTGGTAAGGTGACACCAGATGGCACCGCAAGCGTTTTCATCGAATTGCCAACCGGTAGTATCGGCAACGGTATCCGTTTCGACAGTGAAGGTTTTATGTACATTGCCGACTACACGAACCACAATGTCCTCAAAGTGGATATGGACACACGGAACATCAGCGTTCATGCACACGAACCGACAATGAACCAACCTAATGACATCGCTATTGGTGCTAACGATATTCTCTATGCCAGCGACCCGAATTGGGCTGAGTCAACTGGGCAAATATGGCGGGTGGATACAGATGGAAAAGTAACGCTACTTGAAGCGGACATGGGCACGACAAACGGCATTGAGGTGAGTCCTGATGAAAAAGTGCTGTATGTCAACGAATCGGCGCAACGTAACGTCTGGGCTTATGACCTATCGGCTGGAGGGGAAATCAGTAACAAACGCCTCCTAATCCAGTTTCCTGATTTCAATATGGACGGGATGCGGTGTGATATTGAAGGCAATCTCTATATCGCCCGGCACGGTAAAGGCACGGTGGCAAAACTCTCCCCCGCAGGTGAGGTGTTATTGGAAGTGCAGTTAACGGGTAAGCTCTGCTCGAATATTGCCTTTGGGGGGCCAGATGGGTGTACCTGCTACGTCACGATGGCAGACCGTGGGAATGTAGAGGTGTTTCGCGCTGACCTCCCCGGTAGAAGTTGGCAGCTGTTCCAATAA
- a CDS encoding FIST C-terminal domain-containing protein, whose translation MIHVGVGHSQSLSTVEAADRATLMAMGNAGIAKADLAIVFATINYQTEYEELYQAVHAASGCDELIGCSGMTVLTSAGEFEEEPALAVMVLRSEQLSAVSFSAQGTASEIGEQIHGRIQSGLEDDSLLIIFPDVRAVNPAELVECIGSDGTTLPIVGAAVSGDATGAQMYHWKGDQATAGGATGALLTGDFSAEIGVAQGCQPIGEPREVTKADGRVIFELADEPALENFKGTLQVLTQDDIRRSGGTVFVGIAMDPENKNPARGDFLIRNLVGINEEHAALAISEEVTEGQLVQFHLRNPLAAAEEIQAIITQLAEKTRSQSPAFGLYFNCLGRGKGLYGAANHDIGIIQEKFPGLPVIGFFGNSEFAPIGGHNFAHAYTGVFVLCSAN comes from the coding sequence ATGATTCATGTAGGTGTAGGACATTCGCAAAGTCTCTCCACTGTGGAAGCAGCGGATCGCGCGACGCTTATGGCAATGGGGAACGCCGGGATTGCTAAAGCCGACCTTGCCATTGTGTTTGCTACCATTAACTATCAGACAGAATATGAAGAATTATACCAAGCGGTTCATGCCGCCTCCGGTTGTGATGAGCTCATCGGGTGTAGTGGAATGACTGTCCTCACTTCAGCAGGGGAGTTTGAAGAGGAACCTGCACTCGCTGTAATGGTCCTCCGTAGTGAGCAACTTTCCGCTGTGTCATTTAGTGCACAAGGGACAGCGTCCGAGATTGGGGAACAGATACACGGACGCATTCAGTCGGGACTTGAAGATGACTCGCTCTTGATAATTTTCCCAGATGTTCGTGCTGTGAATCCAGCGGAACTTGTGGAGTGTATCGGTAGTGATGGGACTACCTTGCCTATTGTAGGTGCTGCTGTTTCCGGTGATGCGACGGGCGCGCAAATGTACCATTGGAAAGGTGATCAGGCAACAGCGGGCGGTGCTACAGGTGCTCTCTTGACTGGGGATTTCAGTGCCGAGATCGGTGTTGCCCAAGGATGTCAACCTATCGGTGAGCCGCGTGAGGTCACGAAGGCGGATGGGCGCGTTATCTTTGAGTTGGCGGATGAACCCGCATTAGAAAATTTCAAGGGAACACTACAAGTGCTAACACAGGACGATATTCGGCGGTCGGGTGGCACAGTTTTCGTCGGAATCGCAATGGATCCTGAGAACAAAAATCCGGCCCGCGGTGATTTTCTGATTCGCAATCTTGTGGGTATTAATGAGGAACACGCCGCCCTCGCCATATCCGAGGAAGTGACAGAGGGGCAACTGGTGCAATTCCATCTGCGGAATCCGCTCGCCGCAGCAGAGGAAATCCAAGCAATTATAACGCAGTTGGCTGAAAAAACACGTTCGCAGTCCCCTGCGTTTGGGCTTTATTTTAACTGCTTAGGTCGTGGCAAAGGATTGTATGGCGCGGCAAATCACGACATCGGCATTATCCAAGAGAAGTTTCCGGGACTCCCTGTTATCGGATTCTTCGGCAATTCAGAATTTGCACCAATTGGCGGACACAACTTCGCCCATGCCTATACGGGTGTATTTGTGCTTTGCTCCGCAAACTGA
- a CDS encoding aminotransferase class I/II-fold pyridoxal phosphate-dependent enzyme, translated as MTQLCLRYDAINLSQGTPAYQPPPEVKAAAIQAIQEGYNQYSITWGAPTFREAIAQKMTTFNDIPTDPDRNVTVTCGSTEGMLSSLLAVINPDDEIIIFEPFYENYGPDTIISGAKPVYVALQETPVPDGTLQFTYDATELRDAFSANTKAIIINTPNNPLGKVFSRDELQQVADLCCEYDSLAITDEIYEHMIYDGRPHVSIGALPQMRDRTITVSGLSKAYSMTGWRLGYVVAPELLTDAIRKMHDFLTVGAPHPLQRAGVVALNLPPSYHQELVAKYDKNRKRLVNDLTEAGFVCHQPEGAYYIMTDITDFGFPDDTVFAHWLVKEIGVGGVPGSSFYSRPHFGRTKFRFMFSMADDILTEAAERLMQIKTKI; from the coding sequence ATGACGCAGCTCTGCCTGCGCTACGATGCGATCAACCTATCTCAAGGCACGCCAGCGTATCAACCCCCTCCCGAAGTCAAAGCCGCAGCGATTCAAGCAATCCAGGAAGGATATAATCAATATAGCATCACGTGGGGAGCACCGACGTTTCGAGAAGCAATCGCGCAGAAGATGACGACGTTTAACGACATTCCCACCGATCCTGACAGGAACGTCACCGTCACCTGCGGTTCAACGGAGGGCATGCTCTCCTCGCTCCTTGCAGTTATCAATCCCGATGACGAGATTATCATCTTTGAACCCTTTTATGAGAACTACGGACCGGATACGATCATCTCTGGTGCGAAACCGGTCTATGTAGCATTGCAGGAAACACCGGTACCTGACGGCACTCTTCAATTTACTTATGACGCAACTGAACTCCGAGATGCTTTCTCTGCCAATACGAAAGCAATCATCATAAACACTCCGAATAATCCGCTCGGCAAGGTGTTTAGCCGAGACGAACTTCAACAGGTTGCTGACCTCTGCTGTGAGTATGACTCGCTCGCTATCACTGATGAAATATATGAGCACATGATTTACGATGGAAGACCGCATGTCAGTATCGGTGCTCTGCCGCAGATGCGGGACCGGACGATTACTGTGTCAGGATTAAGCAAAGCGTATTCAATGACTGGGTGGCGATTAGGTTATGTCGTCGCACCAGAGCTGCTAACCGATGCGATCCGAAAAATGCACGATTTCCTGACAGTCGGGGCACCCCACCCACTTCAGCGCGCTGGCGTTGTTGCCCTCAATTTGCCACCGAGTTATCATCAAGAGCTGGTCGCGAAATATGATAAGAATCGCAAACGTCTCGTAAATGACCTCACAGAAGCCGGGTTTGTCTGCCATCAGCCGGAAGGTGCCTATTACATCATGACCGACATCACCGATTTTGGATTTCCGGACGATACGGTTTTTGCCCACTGGTTGGTGAAGGAGATTGGCGTAGGCGGCGTGCCGGGTTCCAGTTTCTACAGCCGTCCGCACTTCGGCAGGACGAAGTTTCGGTTTATGTTCAGCATGGCGGACGACATCCTCACTGAAGCCGCTGAACGATTGATGCAAATCAAAACGAAAATCTGA
- a CDS encoding LamG domain-containing protein: MKQLFIILILAFACSTYAAADLLEGLVLYMPLDEGNGKKTEDFSENGFEGELTGGAKWVDGKFGKALEFSASSDFVAIEDDEAFHIEDEITQAAWINLNRLPSAHAIVFGTRMGGGGRHIGFGYGMNPGNGIKVWTNGAGGGFLDINDNKTGLDTGKWYYLSYTHTSDNKGKVKIYVDGKVTHEQDSNNPVAPAGATSQIQIGTWSGEAWPGMVDEVRLWNRALSDDEMEQSMEMGADEFLAVNPKDKLATSWAKIKKLR, encoded by the coding sequence GTGAAACAACTGTTTATTATTTTAATTCTCGCCTTTGCCTGCAGCACTTATGCCGCTGCTGATTTGTTAGAAGGGCTTGTCCTGTACATGCCGCTTGATGAAGGGAACGGTAAAAAGACCGAAGATTTCTCGGAAAACGGCTTTGAAGGTGAACTCACCGGCGGTGCCAAGTGGGTTGATGGTAAATTTGGGAAAGCACTCGAATTTAGCGCATCCAGTGATTTTGTTGCAATTGAGGATGACGAAGCTTTTCACATTGAAGATGAAATCACACAGGCCGCGTGGATTAATCTCAACCGACTGCCGAGCGCACACGCTATTGTTTTCGGCACCCGTATGGGTGGCGGTGGAAGACACATCGGATTCGGGTACGGGATGAACCCCGGAAACGGTATCAAAGTCTGGACGAATGGTGCCGGTGGTGGATTCTTGGACATCAACGATAACAAAACAGGCTTGGATACCGGTAAATGGTATTACCTTTCCTATACCCACACATCGGACAACAAAGGCAAGGTAAAAATTTACGTGGATGGCAAGGTAACCCACGAACAGGATTCTAATAATCCGGTAGCACCTGCAGGGGCTACGAGCCAAATTCAGATCGGCACATGGTCGGGTGAGGCATGGCCTGGTATGGTTGATGAGGTTCGTCTCTGGAACCGTGCGCTTTCTGACGACGAAATGGAACAGAGCATGGAGATGGGGGCTGACGAGTTCTTGGCTGTCAATCCGAAAGATAAACTCGCCACATCCTGGGCCAAGATTAAGAAGCTTCGCTAA
- a CDS encoding O-methyltransferase has product MKNYKSVLKRLEKTAKQYTNIAPENGQFLSILIQSIQARNVLEVGTSNGYSTIWIAAALKETGGRLITLEFDPGRAKEAQAHLQEVGLDSIVEIRVGNALDEIPKCNVTFDLVFLDAEKNEYRRYLELALPNIRTGGLIVADDTVTMRDEMPDYIEYVFNTPILSSVDIPLDDGIIVSYKTGD; this is encoded by the coding sequence ATGAAAAATTACAAATCTGTTTTAAAACGCCTTGAAAAAACCGCGAAACAGTATACCAATATCGCGCCCGAGAACGGGCAATTTCTCTCTATTCTTATCCAATCTATTCAGGCGCGAAACGTCCTTGAAGTTGGGACGAGTAACGGATATTCGACAATCTGGATTGCCGCTGCTCTGAAAGAGACCGGCGGTAGACTCATCACGCTTGAGTTTGACCCGGGACGAGCGAAAGAAGCACAGGCGCATCTTCAGGAAGTCGGGCTGGACAGCATCGTTGAGATACGCGTTGGAAACGCACTTGACGAAATCCCGAAGTGCAACGTAACCTTCGATCTCGTGTTCCTTGACGCTGAGAAAAACGAGTACCGACGCTATCTTGAATTAGCGTTGCCGAATATCCGTACGGGTGGTCTCATCGTCGCAGATGACACCGTAACGATGCGCGATGAAATGCCGGATTATATCGAATACGTCTTTAACACGCCAATATTAAGCTCAGTTGATATTCCCTTGGACGACGGTATTATTGTGAGTTACAAAACCGGAGATTAA